Proteins from a single region of Mustela erminea isolate mMusErm1 chromosome X, mMusErm1.Pri, whole genome shotgun sequence:
- the CLDN2 gene encoding claudin-2, which produces MASLGLQLVGYVLGLLGLLGTLVAMLLPSWRTSSYVGTSIVTAVGFSKGLWMECATHSTGITQCDIYSTLLGLPADIQAAQAMMVTSSALSSLACIVSVVGMRCTVFCQDSRAKDRLAVVGGVFFILGGLLGFIPVAWNLHGILRDFYSPLVPDSMKFEIGEALYLGIISSLFSLVAGIILCFSCPFQGNRSNYYDSYQAQPLATRSSPRASQPPKVKSEFNSYSLTGYV; this is translated from the coding sequence ATGGCCTCCCTCGGCCTCCAACTTGTAGGCTACGTCCTGGGCCTCCTGGGGCTGTTGGGCACCCTGGTGGCCATGCTACTTCCCAGCTGGCGAACAAGCTCCTACGTCGGTACAAGCATCGTGACAGCCGTCGGCTTCTCCAAGGGCCTCTGGATGGAGTGTGCCACGCACAGCACAGGCATCACGCAGTGCGACATCTACAGCACCCTCCTAGGCCTGCCCGCTGACATCCAGGCTGCCCAGGCCATGATGGTGACATCCAGTGCGCTCTCTTCTTTGGCCTGCATAGTCTCTGTGGTGGGCATGAGATGCACAGTCTTCTGCCAGGACTCCCGAGCCAAGGACAGGTTGGCTGTGGTGGGCGGAGTCTTCTTCATCCTCGGAGGCCTCCTGGGCTTCATTCCTGTTGCCTGGAATCTTCATGGGATCCTGCGGGACTTCTACTCCCCACTGGTACCTGACAGCATGAAATTTGAGATCGGAGAGGCTCTTTACCTGGGCATTATTTCCTCCCTGTTCTCCCTGGTAGCTGGAATCATCCTCTGCTTTTCCTGCCCATTCCAGGGAAATCGCTCCAACTACTATGATTCCTACCAGGCCCAGCCCCTCGCAACTAGGAGCTCCCCAAGGGCCAGCCAACCGCCCAAAGTCAAGAGTGAGTTTAACTCCTACAGCCTGACAGGGTATGTGTGA